In the genome of Amia ocellicauda isolate fAmiCal2 chromosome 3, fAmiCal2.hap1, whole genome shotgun sequence, one region contains:
- the fbxl20 gene encoding F-box/LRR-repeat protein 20, with amino-acid sequence MGKEVNGVSRSRFEMFSNNDEAVINKKLPKELLLRIFSFLDVVTLCRCAQVSRAWNVLALDGSNWQRIDLFDFQRDIEGRVVENISKRCGGFLRKLSLRGCLGVGDSALRTFAQNCRNIELLSLNGCTKITDATCTSLSKFCPKLKHLDLASCTSITNLSLKALSEGCPLLEQLNISWCDQVTKDGIQALVRCCPVLKGLFLKGCTQLEDEALKYIGAHCPELVTLNLQTCSQITDEGLITICRGCHRLQSLCVSGCANITDAILNALGQNCPRLRILEVARCSQLTDVGFTTLARNCHELEKMDLEECVQITDSTLIQLSIHCPRLQVLSLSHCELITDDGIRHLGSGPCAHDRLEVIELDNCPLITDASLEHLKTCHSLDRIELYDCQQITRAGIKRLRTHLPNIKVHAYFAPVTPPPSVGGSRQRFCRCCILL; translated from the exons ATGTTCTCGAACAACGACGAGGCTGTCATCAACAAGAAACTGCCCAAAGAGCTGCTTTTGCG AATCTTCTCATTCCTGGACGTTGTGACGCTGTGCCGCTGTGCTCAGGTCTCACGA GCCTGGAATGTTCTCGCTCTGGACGGCAGCAATTGGCAGAGGATCGATCTCTTCGACTTCCAGAGAGACATCGAG GGACGCGTAGTGGAGAACATCTCAAAACGCTGTGGTGGCTTCTTGAGGAAACTGAGCCTGCGGGGCTGCCTGGGGGTGGGGGACAGTGCACTGAG GACCTTCGCCCAAAACTGCAGGAACATCGAACTGCTCAGTCTGAACGGCTGCACCAAAATCACCGATGC TACCTGTACCAGCCTCAGCAAGTTCTGCCCCAAATTGAAGCACTTGGACCTGGCCTCCTGTACGTCCATTACCAACCTGTCGCTGAAAGCACTCAG tGAAGGGTGCCCCCTGCTGGAACAGCTTAATATCTCCTGGTGTGATCAGGTGACCAAGGATGGCATCCAGGCGCTGGTACGCTGCTGCCCAGTATTAAAGGGGCTCTTCTTGAAGGGCTGTACCCAG CTGGAGGATGAGGCGCTCAAGTACATTGGAGCGCACTGTCCAGAGCTGGTGACACTAAACCTGCAGACCTGCTCG cagATCACAGATGAAGGGCTGATCACCATCTGCCGGGGGTGTCACCGTCTGCAGTCGCTGTGTGTATCTGGCTGCGCCAACATCACAGACGCCATCCTTAACGCCCTAGGACAGAATTGCCCGAGACTCAG AATACTGGAGGTGGCTCGCTGCTCCCAGCTCACGGACGTCGGCTTCACCACGCTGGCTCGG AACTGCCATGAGCTGGAGAAGATGGATCTAGAGGAATGTGTGCAG ATTACAGACAGCACGCTCATCCAGCTGTCCATTCACTGCCCGCGGCTGCAGGTCCTG AGCCTGTCGCACTGTGAGCTGATCACGGACGACGGTATCCGTCACCTGGGCAGCGGCCCCTGTGCCCACGACCGCCTTGAAGTCATCGAGCTGGATAACTGCCCCTTGATCACAGACGCCTCGCTGGAACACCTAAAGACCTGCCACAGCCTGGACCGCATTGAGCTGTACGACTGCCAACAGATCACCAGGGCTGGCATCAAGAGGCTCCGG ACGCATCTCCCCAATATCAAAGTCCACGCCTACTTCGCCCCTGTCACCCCACCCCCGTCGGTGGGAGGGAGCAGGCAGAGATTCTGCCGCTGCTGCATCCTGCTATGA